From one Helicoverpa zea isolate HzStark_Cry1AcR chromosome 10, ilHelZeax1.1, whole genome shotgun sequence genomic stretch:
- the LOC124633887 gene encoding uncharacterized protein LOC124633887 has translation MVQVMCITEHWHRNSEIIFLNNSNYSVQSSFVRKEAIHGGSLIIVTNNLKCKERSDIVKLSVERNVELSCVELEQFVIICVYRPPSGDFNTFESVMENSLSKLNSTSKSLLVCGDFNVNILESSSLTTRLLNLFKSFNLVNLFLEPTRITATSSTCLDNIFTNCSATETLITNGLTSDHCGQLARFPDKKNKIQREITCRPLTTSRFNSFKNNINAKLDNEILNKNNPHLMYGALFDIIKYEFNSSFKTKTLVLKETANFNEWATPGIYKSRVKLYELYEMKNYNFDENFIRFVRNYSKLFKKVCHAAKSMYFSNKIKNSKSIIKATWNIINSETGKIKQRDNQYKIINENQVYEKDSDVAREFNIRKAKPRFI, from the exons ATGGTACAAGTAATGTGCATAACTGAGCACTGGCAcagaaatagtgaaataatattccttaataacagtaattattCAGTACAAAGTTCATTCGTTAGAAAGGAAGCCATCCATGGTGGCTCTCTTATAattgtaactaataatttaaagtgTAAGGAACGTTcagatatagtaaaattatcagtcgaGCGCAATGTAGAATTATCATGTGTTGAACTGGAgcagtttgttataatttgtgtatACAGGCCTCCTTCAGGTGATTTTAACACTTTTGAATCAGTAATGGAAAATTCTCTCTCTAAACTTAATTCCACTAGTAAATCACTTTTAGTTTGCGGTGacttcaatgttaatattttagaatcatcttctttaactacaaggttgctaaacttatttaaatcatttaacttagtaaatttatttctagaaccaactcgaattacggcaacctcgtcaacctgtttagataatatatttactaattgtaGCGCCACAGAGACTCTGATTACCAATGGCCTAACTTCCGATCATTGTGGTCAACTGGCACGGTTTcctgataaaaagaataaaatccagcgggaaataacatgtcggcccttaacaaccagtcgttttaatagttttaaaaataatattaacgcgaaactagacaatgaaatattaaataaaaacaatccccatttaatgtacggagcactatttgatataataaaatacgaatttaattctagttttaaaaccaaaacgctCGTACTAAAAGAAACGGCTAACTTCAATGAGTGGGCTACCCCCGGCATTTACAAGAGTAGAGTTAAGCTGTATGAgttgtatgaaatgaaaaattataattttgatgaaaattttattagatttgttaggaattattctaaattgtttaaaaaagtttgtcatgcggcaaaatcaatgtatttcagtaataaaattaagaatagtaagagtataataaaagcgacgtggaatattataaatagcgagaccgggaaaatcaaacagcgtgataatcagtataaaatcattaatgagaatcaagtttatgaGAAAGATTCTGATGTAGCTCGCGAATT taatatacgtaaggcaaaacctagattcatatag